TTGGGGGTGGCCGGCCCAGCGGGGCCCGAACACGTCCATGGTCTTGGCTTGAGCTCCGGGCAGGTGGGGGTCGGCGATGGCGAACAGCCGCATCGACCTAACAGTCTACCCGGGCCGGGCGCGACCGCGGTCGGGGGTGGCGGCGAGGGCGCGGCGGCGGGGCGGTGCCGGCGCCGGGCTCACCACGACTCGGCGCTCCGCTCCGGCGCGTCGTCCAGGCGGCGCAGGGCGTCGACGGCGCGCCGCCCCGTGAGGGGGTGGCGCCAGGCGGGCGCGACGTCGAGCAGGGGGGCGAGCACGAACGCGCGCTCCTCGAGGCGGGGGTGCGGCAGGCGCAGGGGCCCGCCGAGGCGGACGGCGCCGGCCACGTCGAGCAGGTCGAGGTCGATGAGCCGCGGCCCCCACCGTTCGCGCCGCAGCCGACCGAGCCGCGCCTCGATGCCGAGGAGCTCGGCGAGCAGCGCCTCCTCGCGCCCCAGCCACGCCCCGGCGCGGAGGGCAACCACCGCGTTCAGGTAGTCGGGTTGCCCGGGCGGCCCGCCGACCGCGGGGCAGGCGTAGATGCGGGAACGCGCGGCCACCGGCGCGAGGCGCTCGAGCTCCTCGGCGGCCGCGCGGAGTTGCGCCGCCCTGTCGCCAAGGTTGGCGCCGAGCGCCACGTACGCGGTGGGCTCCGAAGGTAAACTCACCGCTCGCCGCCCGGTCGCGGGGTCGACGTCGCGGCTCGGCCTCTGACCACCTGCACGTACACGTCGCGGAACACGCCTGGCAGGGGGGCGTGCGGCTTGTGGACGGTCACGCGCACGACGTCGACGAGTGGCTCGGTCCCGAGGACCTCGAGGGCGATGGCGTGCGCCAACGCCTCGATCAGCTTGAAGCGCGGGCCGGTCACGGCGCGCTCGACCAGCCGGTAGACGCGGCCGTAGTCGACGGTGCGCCTGATGCTGTCGTCGCCGGTGAGGGTGAGCTCGCACTCGACGTCGACCACGAAGCGGGCGCCCAGCCGCTCCTCCTCGTCGTACACCCCGTGGACGCCGAAGAACTCCATGCCGGCGAGGACGATCCGGTCGCGCCCCGAGGCGCGGTCGCGCCCCGAGTCGGGGTCGCGCCCCGAGTCGCGGTCGCGCCTCGCCGTCACGCCGCCTCCCCCTCGCCGAGAACGGCCGCCCAGGCCGCCAGCGCCTGCGCGTGCGCCGCGACGTCGTGCACGCGGAGCAGGGCGGCGCCCGCAGCCGCGGCCCACAGGTGGACGGCCAGCGTGCCTGGCAGGCGCGCGGCCGGCTCGGCGACGCCCGTCACGCGCCCGATGAACGACTTGCGCGACGCGCCCACCATGACCGGGTGGCCGTGGGCCGCCAGCCTGCCCGTCGCGCGGACGAGCGCCAGGTTGTGCCCGAGCTCCTTGCCGAACCCCAGGCCGGGGTCGATGACGACGGCGGGGACACCGGCCGCCAGCGCCGCGGCGGCCCGCTCGAGCAGGAAGGCCTCGACCTCGCTCACGACGTCCGCGTAGCGCGGCGCGCGCTGCATGGTGGCGGGCTCGCCCTGCATGTGCATGGCCACGGCGGGGGCGCCGGCGGCGGCGCACGCCTCCAGCATGGCCGCGTCGCGGAGCCCGCCCACGTCGTTCACCAGCTGCGCCCCCGCTTCGAGCGCGGCCGCCGCGACCTCGGGCTTGCGGGTGTCGACGCTCACGACGACGCCGGCGGCGGTCAACCCCTCGATCACGTCCACGACGCGGGCCAGCTCCTCGCCCAGCGGGACGCTCGCCGCGCCGGGCCGGGTGGACTCGCCGCCCACGTCGACGATGAGGGCGCCCTCGTCGCGCAGGCGCAGTCCGGCCGCCACTGCCTCGGCGGTGGTCGGCTGCCGGCCGCTCTCCGAGAAGCTGTCCGGGGTGACGTTCAGCACCCCGACGAGGCCCGCCCCGCGCCAGCTGAGCGCGCCGCGCGGGAGCGGCAGCGTGTGATGGGCGGCGGTCACGTGTCGCCCCCGTAGACCCAGTCGGCCGGGCGGGGCGCCAGGCCGAAGCGCCAGGCCACCGCCTGCGCCACCCGCTGGGCGGCGCGGCCGTCGCCGTACGGGTTGGGCCTGGCGCGCATGGCGGCCAGCGCTCCCGGGTCCGCCAGCAGGGCGTCGAGTCCCGCCCGGACCTCCGCCGGGTCGTTGCCGAGGAGCCTGAGCACGCCGGCATCGACGCCCTCCGGGCGCTCCGTCACGTTGCGCAGCACGGCGACCGGCACGCCGAGCGCCGCACCCTCCTCCTGGAGCCCGCCGGAATCGGTGATCACCAGTTCCGAGGCCGCGAGCAGCGCGAGCATGCTCAGGTAGTCGTACGGGTCGTCGAGGCGCACGTTGGGCACCCGCGCCAGCGCGGGCGTGACCGCCTCCCGCACCGCGGGGTTGAGGTGGACCGGGTAGACGAACGTGAGCTGGGGGTGGGCGCGGGCCACGTCCGCCAGGGCCGCCGCCAGGCCGGCCATGACGGGGAGGTTCTCGCGGCGGTGCATCGTCACCGCCACGAACGGCCCGGGGCCCAGGTGCGGCGGCAGCGTGGCCAGGGGGCGCATGAACCGCACGGCGTCGACGGCCGTGTTGCCCGTAACCACCATGGCGCCCTCGCCCTTGCCCTCGGCGAGGAGGTGGCTCTTGGCGAGGGCCGTCGGCGGCAGGTCGAGGTCCGTGACGACGTCGGTGAGGCGCCGGTTCGCCTCCTCGGGGAACGGTTGCGTCAGGTCGAACGAGCGCAGCCCCGCCTCGACGTGGGCCACCGGGATCCCCTCGAGGAAGGCGGCGAGGGCGACGGCGAACGTGGTGGTCGTGTCGCCGTGCACGAGCACGTAGTCGGCCGCTAGGGCGCGCAGGGCAGCGGCGGCGGCGGGCACGATGCGGCCGACGAGGTCCGCCGGGGTCTGGCGGTCGGCCATCACGCCAAGGTCGGCGTCGGGCGCCAGGCCGAAGGTGCGCAGCGAGTCCGCGAGCTGCTCGCGGTGCTGGCCGGTGACGAGGGTGAGCGGCGTCAGCTCCGGGAGGTCGCGCAGGGCGGCCACCACCGGCGCCATCTTGTTGGCCTCAGGCCGCGTGCCGAACGCTGCCACCACGCGGGGCCGCGCGCCGCCACTGGCCGGCAACGGCGCGGGGTGCCGCCCCGTCACACGGGGTTCCCGGCGTGCCGCACCTCCGCCAGCCGCACGAGCGACACGACGGCGATCGCCACGACCGTGACGACCAGGGTGAGGAGCGTAAGCACCGGTGGCGTGCTGGAGAGCAGCATGCCGAGCACGCCGAGGACGAGGGTGGCGCCCCACAGCAGGACGACGGTGAGGCGCTTGGAGCCGGAACGGACGCGGATGAGGTCGTGGATGTGGTCGTTGGAGGCGAGCGCCGGGGACGAGCCGCGCCGCAGCCGCCTGAGGGTGACCTGGGTGATGTTGACGACGGGCAACGCCAGCACGAGGATGGGCGCCACCACCGAGATGGCGGCCGTGACCTTTAGCGCGCCAAGCACGCTCACCGCGGCGAGAACGTAGCCGAGGAGGTAGGCGCCGGAGTCGCCCATGATGATGGTGGCCGGCCCGAAGTTGTAGCGCAGGAAGCCGAGCGCGGAACCCGCCAGCGCCGCCAGTATGAGGACGGCGGCGCCCCGGTCGTCGAACTGGAGCGCCACCGCCAGCAGGCTCATGCTGGAGATGGCCGCGATGCCGCTCGACAGGCCGTCCAGGCCGTCGATGAAGTTGAAGGCGTTCGTGAAGCCCACCACCCACAGGACGGTCACGGCCACGGCGAGCGTCTCGGGGATGAACAGGAACGAGGCGCTCCCGAAGTAGTCGGTCACGAAGCCGATGCGCACCCCGTTCGCCACGAGGATGCCGGCCGCCACGACCTGGGTGGCCAGGCGCAGCGCCGGCGGCACCTCCCACATGTCGTCGATGAAGCCGACGAGGGTCATGAGGGCGCCGCCGAGGGCGATGGCGAGCAGCTCGACGCGGTACTCGTCGATGAGCTGCGGCGCCACGAGGCTGCCCGCGAGCACGGCGAGGAGGAAGCCGCCGAGGATGGCGATGCCGCCGATGTTGGGGAGCGCCCCGGCGTGCTGCCTCACGCCGCTGCCGTGAGCGCCGCCGCCCGCCTGGACCGCCCCAATGCGAGCGGCGAAGTCGCGGACGCGCGGCACCAACCAGAGCACGCTCGCGAGCGCGACCGTGAAGGAGGCGGCGGCCAGGGGCAGGAAGACGAGGAGGGTGGGTCGCACGCCGCTCAGTCTACCCACGTCCGCATGGCGCTCATGAGCGTGGGGTACGTGCCGCTGAGCGCCACGCCGCGCCGGTCAGCGCGTGCCGTAGAGCCTGTCGCCCGCGTCTCCGAGGCCGGGAACGATGTAGCCGTGCTCGTTCAGGCGCTCGTCGAGCGCCGCGACGATGATGTCGACGTCGGGGTGGGCGTCCTCGACCGTCTTGACCCCCTCGGGGGCGGCGATGATGCAGAGGAGCCGCACGCGCGTGGCCCCCTTGTCCTTCAGGAGCTGGATGGCCGCCGCCGCGCTGCCCCCGGTGGCGAGCATCGGGTCGAGGACGAACACGTCGCGCTCCCCCACGTCGCTGGGGAGCTTCGAGTAGTACTGCACGGGCTTGAGCGTCTCCGGGTCGCGGTAGAGGCCGATGTGCCCGACGCGCGCCGTGGGCACGAGGCTGAGGATGCCGTCGACCATCACGAGGCCGGCGCGGAGGATGCCGATGAGCGCCAGCTTCTTGCCGGCGAGCCGCTTGACCTTGGCGAGGGCGACCGGCGTCTCGACGGTGGCGTCCTCCAGCTCGAGGTCGCGCATGGCGTCGAAGGCCATCAGCATGGTGAGCTCCTGGCACAGGGCGCGGAACTCGCGCACGCTCGTCTCCTTGTCGCGCAGGATGGAGAGCTTGTGCTGCACGAGCGGGTGATCGACTATCGTGACGGCCATCGCGTCGTTCCTTTCGTGGCGCCAAGGCGCGCCCGCGCGGCGGCGAAGCTCACGCAGGCGCGGGCATGAGAAGAGGGCCGCTTAGCAGCGGCCCTCGGTCTGGCGGAGAGGGTGGGATTCGAACCCACGGTGCAGCGGAGCCACACAACGGTTTTCGAGACCGTCCCATTCAACCACTCTGGCACCTCTCCGGACTGGCGCGGGGCCGGGCGACAGTCCCGGGCACCGCAGGCCCGAGGAGTATACCGTACGGGCGCCCGGCTGACGAGTGGCGCGCGGCCATGCTCCCTTGACGCGCCCCGCTGGGTTTCATACACTCCCAGGTGCGCTGCGGGTCGCCGCCCACGCGCGACCGCCCGCCTCTCCCGGTGGCCCATCGTCTAATGGCAGGACAACGGATTCTGGTTCCGTCGGTCTAGGTTCGAGTCCTAGTGGGCCAGCCAAACGCGTCACCCGCGCCACGCGCGGTCGCCGACCAGCAGCGGGGTGGCGAGGGCGGCACGTCACGGGCGGCGCCCCTAGCGCCACGTTGGCCCATCGTCTAATGGCAGGACACCCGGTTTTGGTCCGGTCGGTCGGAGTTCGAGTCTCTGTGGGCCAGCCAGTCACCCTCCCGTCGGTCACCGCTTCCAGCGGGCGGCCGACGGGAGTGCCCTTCTGGCGGTGCCAGGCCGGGGCCGGTGGCGGCGCCCTTCACCCCCTGCCGGGGTAGTCGTAGAACCCGCGGCCCGTCTTGCGGCCGAGGCGGCCCGCCTCGACGAGCTTGCGCAGGCGCGGCGTCGCCAGGAAGCGCTCCCCCAACGCCCCCTGCAAGGACTCCGCGATCAGGAGCATGGTGTCGAGCCCGACGTAGTCGGCCAGCTCGAGCGGCCCCATGGGGTGGTTGAGGCCGAGCTTCACGGCGCGGTCGATGTCCTCGGCCGTGGCCACGCCCTCCTCCAGCATCCGCATGGCCTCGAGGAGGAGCGCGGCGAGGGCGCGGGTGGTGACGAAGCCTGGGCCGTCCTTGACGGTGACGGTCTCCTTGCCGCACCCGGCCGCCAACGCCAGCGTGGTCGCCACGGTCTCGTCGCTCGTCTGCACGGCGCGCACGACCTCGACGAGCGTCATGCGCTCGGGCGGGTTGAACCAGTGCATGCCGATGACGCGGTCCGGTCGCTTGGTGGCGCCGGCGATGGCGGTGATCGACAGCTCGCTCGTGTTGCTGGCGAGGACGGCGTGGGGCGGCGCGAGGTCGTCGAGCTCGCCGAACAGGCGGCGCTTGAGGTCGAGGAGCTCCGGCACCGCCTCGATCACGAAGTCGGCGCCCGTGACGGCGGTGGCCAGGTCCGTCGTGGTCGTCAGCCGTCCCGCCGCCACCGCCTCCGCCGCCCGCTTGTGCGCGCGTTCACGAGCGGCGGCGAGGGCCGCGTCGCTCGTGTCGAAGAGCCTCACGGCGTGGCCGGCCACGAGCAGCATGGTGGCGATGCCGCTGCCCATGGTGCCGGCGCCCGCAACGGCGACGGTTCGCGCCGCCTGCTGGTCGCCTGGTGCGTCGGGTCGGGTGGTTGGCATGCGTTCCCCTTCCGGGTGGCGCCCGCGCCGGTCAGGCCGGGGCGGGGGCGTAGAGGTCGTAGCGGACGGTCCGCCCCGTAAGGCTACCGCTGGGCGCCACCTCCCCGAGCGGCGGCGCCCTCAGCGCGCGCTTGACGACCACGCGCCGGGTGGCGGCGGCGCGCGCCGCCCTCAGCAGCTCGGCTCCTTCGCCGGCGGCGACCGCGGCGGGCGCCACCAGCACGGCCCGCAGGGCCGCCATCTCCTTGGGAGGCAGCGCCGTGCCGCCGGTGGCGGGGAACATCGGGTCGAGGTAGACGACCTCGGCGCCGCGGGCGGCGGATAGGTGGGCGCGGGCGTCGACGAGCACGAGGCTCACGCGCTCGGCGGCCGCGCGCGCGGCGGCACCCAGGGCGCCGCCGCGCGCACGGTCGAGGGCGTCCTCGAGCAGGGCGGCGAAGAGCGGCTCGCGCTCGAGCATCGTCACGGCGTGCCCCAGCGCGGCGAGGTGGAAGCCGTCGGCTCCGAGCCCGGCGGTGGCGTCCACCACGGTGGGGGGTCCGCCCTGACGGTTGGTCAGCGCGGCCCGCGCCAGCAGGTCGCGGCCCGGCAGCGCACCACCGGCGAGGCGACCGGCCGCCGCCGAGACGCGCCGCCCGGCGGCCGTCACGAGCGTCAGGCCGGCAGCGCCGACCTCGAGCACGTTCGCCCCTGGGGGTGGGCCGGCCGCGCCGGGGGCCGTGCCGGGGGCCGCACCGGGGGCCGCGCTCACGAGGCGGGCGTCGAGCCGTGCCGCCCAGCGCTCGGCCGCCGCGGCGTCGGCCGACGTCACGGCCCGCACCACCAGCGGGCCGCGGCGGCGTGGAGGCTGGTCGGTCACGGCTCAGATGCTACCGCCCCCCGGCGCGCGCCAGGCCGCGGGCGGGCGCCGGCGCCCGCCGGCGACCGGGCCGAGGCTCGCTTCGTGCTACGATTCCTCGGACACACGGCGGTTATGGCTACGAATCGAAGCGTTCGTGGCCCGCCGGCCTTCGATGCGGAGGGGCACCAACCACTACGCCTACGCATCGCAAGTCGAGCCCAAGGGAGGGCGGAACGTGAGCAACACACGGAGCAACCAGGAACTGGCGAGACGGCGCAAGGCGGCCGTCACCCCCGCCGCGCAGAGCGTTCACCCGATCTACCCGGTCCGCGCCAAGGGCAGCCACGTGTGGGACGCAGACGGCAAGAAGTACCTCGACTTCTCGAGCGGCATAGCCGTCATGAACCTCGGCCACTCGCACCCGAAGGTGCTGGCTGCCGTCAAGCAGTCGGTGGACGAGTTCCAACACCTGTGCTTCGCCGTCGGCATGCACCCGTCGTACGTCGAGCTCGCCGAGCGACTCAACCGCCTCGCGCCCGGCCCCACCCCCAAGAAGACGTTCCTCGTGAACTCCGGCGCGGAGGCGGTCGAGAACACCGTCAAGATCGCGCGCGCCTACACCAAGCGCGCCGGCATCGTCGCCTTCACCCACGCGTTCCACGGCCGCACCTACATGGCCATGTCGCTAACCAACAAGGCGAACCCCTACAAGACGGGCTTCGTGCTGCGGGCGGCCGAGGTGTACCGCGCCGAGTACCCCTACCACTTCAGGAACCCGTGGGGCGCCGCCACGCCGGAGGAGACGGGCGAGGCCGCCCTGCGGGCCCTCAAGGACCAGGTCAAGTACTCGATCGGCGAGTCCGAGGTGGCCGCCTTCCTCATCGAGCCGGTTGCCGGCGAGGGCGGCTTCATCCCCGCGCCGCGCAGCTTCCTGGCCGGGCTGCGCGACTACGCCACCAAGATCGGCGCGCTGTGGATAGACGACGAGGTCCAGGCCGGCATCGGCCGCACCGGCAAGATGTGGGCGGTCGACCACTACGGCCTCGAGCCCGACCTGGTGGCCACCGCCAAGGGGCTCGGCTCGGGCTTCCCGATCGCGGCCGCCATCGGCAAGGCCCACATCATGGACGCCCTCGAACCGGGCATGCTGGGCACGACCTTCGGCGGGAACCCGACGAGCTGCGCGGCCGCCATCGCCACCCTCGACGCGCTGGAGGCCGAGGGCGTCATCGCCCACTCCGCGCGCCTCGGCGAGGTGGCGCGGCGGCGCCTCGTGGCCCTACAGGGCAAGCACCCGGCCATCGGCGAGGTCCGCGGCCAGGGAATAATGCTCGGCCTCGAGTTCGTGGGCGCGGACGGGCGCACGCCGGACGCGGGCACCGTGACGGCCGTGGTGGAGGCCGCCCGCGCCGCGGGCCTCATCCTCCTGTCAACCGGGACGTACGGCAACGTCATCCGCCTCCTGCCGCCGCTCAACATCAGCGAGGACGAGCTGCTCGAGGGGCTCGCCATCCTGGAGCGCGTCGTGGCGCAGGTGCTCTCGGATCGGGCGGTCGTCGCCTGACCCGAGGCGCAGGTCACAGGGCGTGAGCGGGCGCGCGGGCCGAGGTCGGCCCCCGCGCCTCACGGTTCGCGGCCCCGCGTGATGGGCGCCCCGACCAGGTTGCCCCACTCCGTCCACGAGCCGTCGTAGTTGCGCACCCGCGGGTAGCCCAGCAGGTAGCGGAGCACGAACCAGGTGTGGCTCGAGCGCTCCGCGATGCGGCAGTACGCCACGACGTCGTGGTGACGCGAGACGCCGGCGCCCTCGTAGACGGCGGCCAGCTCGGCGGCGCTCTTGAAGGTGCCGTCGGCGTTGGCGGCCAGCGACCACGGCACGCTCACCGCCCCGGGGATGTGCCCGCCGCGCAGCGCGCCCTCCTGGGGGTAGTCCGGCATGTGCAGCCGCTCCCCCGTGTACTCGGCCTCGGAGCGCACGTCGACGAGGGCGCCGCGCCCCCGGGCGACGCTCAAGAGGTGCTTCATCACGTCGGGCGCGAACGCCCGGATCGACGCGTCCTGGTACGACGGCGCGTAGCTGCCGCGCGCCACGGGCGGCACCGCCGTCTCCAGCGGCCGCCCCTCCGCCACCCACTTCTGGCGGCCGCCGTTCATGAGCCGCACGTCTCGGTGGCCGCAGTACTTGAAGAACCAGAAGGCGTAGGCGGCCCACCAGTTCGACTTGTCGCCGTACAGGATCACGGTGGTGTCGTTGCCGACGCCCTTGGCCTCCATCAGGGCGGCGAAGCCCGCGGGCCCCACGAAGTCGCGCACGTCGGCGCGCTGCAGTTCGGTCAGCCAGTCGAGCTTGAGGGCGCCAGGCACGTGGCCCTGGTGGTAGAGGAGCACGTCCTCGTCGACCTCGAAGACGCGCAGGTCGGGTCTGGTCAGGTTCGCCGCCACCCAGTCGGTGTCGACCAGCACCTCGGGGTGGGCGTAGGTTCGTGCTGCGGAGTCGTCCATGCCTTCCTCCGTTCCCCGCATGCTACCCGCGCCCCGCGGCCAGCTGCGCGTTCCGCCTTGCGCAGCGGCGGGGCTATACTCACCGGGTGCCCAAGGTGAGACTCGCCCCCTCCATCCTCTCCGCCGACTTCGGGCGGCTGGCGGAGGCGGTGGCGGCGGTGGGCGCCGCCGGCGCCGACCGCGTTCACGTCGACGTCATGGACGGTCACTTCGTCCCCAACATCACCATCGGGCCCGCCGTGGTGGCGGCCCTCAAGCGCAACACCGACCTGCCGCTCGACGTCCACCTGATGATCGAGGCGCCGGAGCGGTACGTTACGAGCTTCGTCGACGCCGGCGCCGACTGGGTGACGGTCCACGCGGAGGCGAGCGTTCACTTGCACCGCCTCCTCGCCCAGGTCCGCGACACGGGCGCCAAGGTCGGCCTGGCCCTCAACCCGCTCACGCCCCTCGCCGTGCTGGAGCTGGCGCTCCCCTACCTCGACCAGGCCCTGATCATGAGCGTCAACCCCGGCTTCGGGGGCCAGGCGTTCATCCCCGCCTCCGTCGGGCGCGTCGAGACGGTCAAGCGCATGCGCGACCGCATGAACCCGAACTGCCTCATCGAGGTGGACGGCGGCGTGAGCGTGAAGACCGCGCCGGCCCTGGCGGCGGCGGGCGCCGACGTGCTGGTGGCGGGCAGCGCCGTGTTCGGCGGCCACGGCACGGTCGCCGAGAACATGGCCGCGCTGCGCGTTGCGGCCAACCCCGAACCAGAGTGAGAGTCGGCTGACGGGGGCCGCTCAGGCGGCGTGGAAGCGGCCGAGGCTCCGGAAGCGCTCGTAGCGCGAGGCCAGCAGCTCCTCGGGGGTGAGGGGCGCGAGCCGCTCCAGCTCCTCCAGCAGCGCGTCCTTCACGAGGCCGATGGCGGCCTCGCGGTCGTTGTGGGCCGCCCCGAGCGGCTCGTCTATCACGCGGTCCACCACGCCCAGCCCCACCAGGTCGCGCGCGGTCAGGCGCAGCGCCTCGGCGGCCTTCTCGGCCTCACCCGCGTCGCGCCACAGGATGGCGGCGCACGACTCCGGGCTGATCACCGAGTAGATGGCGTTCTCGAGGATGAGGACGCGGTTGGCCACGCCTATGGCGAGCGCGCCGCCGGAGCCCCCCTCACCGATGACCACGCTGACGGCCGGCACGGTCAGGAGGCTCATGCGCCGGATGCTCTCGGCGATCACCCACGCCTGCCCCTGCTCCTCCGCCGCCAACCCGGGGTAGGCGCCGGGCGTGTCGATGAGCGTCACGACCGGCAGGCGGAACTTGTCGGCCAGGTCGAAGATGCGCATGGCCTTGCGGTAGCCGCTCGGGTGGCTCATGCCGAAGTTGCGGTGGATGTTCTCCTTGGTGTCGCGCCCCTTCTGCTGGGCTATCACCGCCACGCTCACGCCCCCGAGCCGCGCCAGGCCGGCCACGATGGCGGGGTCGTCGCCCAGGGTCCGGTCGCCGTGCAGCTCCGTGAAGCCCTCGAAGGCGTGCTGGAGGTAGTCGAGGCCCGTCGGTCGGCCGGGCGCCCGCGCGACCTGCACCCGCTGCCAGCGCGACAGGCCGGCGTAGGTATCGCGCTTCAGGCGGTCGAGCCGGCTCTGCAACGCCTCGATCTCGCTGCCGAGGTCGAGCTGCTGCTCCTCGGCGTAGGTCCGCATGTCGCGGATCTTGAGCTCCAGGTCGTCGATCGGCTTCTCAAACGGCAGCGACACGGCTCACCTCTTGGGCGGGCAGCGGCAGGCCGCCCGCGAGGAGCGTCAGGACCTCGACCAGGCGCCCCTTCAAGGCGCGGCGGTCGACGACGTCGTCGACCATCCCCTTCTGAAGCAGGAACTCGGCGCGCTGGAAGCCGTCGGGGAGGTCCTGCCTGATGGTCTGCTGGATGACGCGCGGGCCCGCGAACGAGATGAGCGCGCCGGGCTCGGCGAAGATGACGTCGCCCAGCGTGGCGAACGACGCCGTCACGCCCCCGGTGGTGGGGTCGCTGAGGACGCTGACGTAGGGTAGGCGGCGCTTGGCGAGCGCCTGCAGGGCCATGGTCGTCTTGGCCATCTGCATGAGCGACAGGGCGCCCTCCTGCATGCGCGCCCCGCCCGAGGCGGTCACCGCCACGAGGGCGCGCTCCTCGGCCGCCGCCCGCTCGGCCGCCCGGGCGATCTCCTCGCCAACCACCGAGCCCATCGAGCCGGCCATGAAGAAGAAGTCCATCACCACCAGCGCCACCGGCCGGCCGCCCATCTCGCCCGAGCCGGTGACGATGGCGTCGGGCCGCCCCTGCTTCTGCTGAGCCTTCTCGAGGCGCTCCACGTACGGCTGGGCGTCCTCGAAGTCGAGCGGGTTCTCGGGCACGATGCCGCCCGACCACTGCTCGAAGGTCCCCTCGTCGATGAGCAGCGCCGTGCGCGCCTCGACCGGCATGCGGTAATGGTGCCCGCACTCGGGGCAGATGTAGGTGTTGGCTACCAGGTCCTTGCGGTAGATCTGGGCGTGGCAGTTCTCGCACTTGAGCCACAGGCCCGCGGGGCTGTTGTCGTCCTCGGTCTTGGTGGGGCGGCTCCTACGGAACCAACGCTCAAGCGCCATCGCCGCTCCAGGGCCGCGCGCCCTTCGCGCCGCGACGGGTTGCAGTGGTGAGACAACGGACGGGCACGCCGCATGATAGCAGCCAGGTCGCGCCCCCCGAGCGGATGCGCTTGTCCGAGCGCGTCAGCGCGCCCCGGCGGGCCTCACGGCTCGACGATGAGGGCGGCCAGCTCGGCCGGCGTGTGCGCCGCCGGCGCGTCGGCCCTAGGAGTGGTCGCGGCCGTGGCGGCGCCCGTGGGCCGATCCGCCGAGGTGCTCGCGGTGGCCGCGTCCACGGGCGTGGGGTCGCTCGGCGGGTCGGTCGGCGCCCGGCCCGCCGGCGCGGCGGCCGGGGTGGCGGGCGCCGCGGTCATCTCGCTGCGGCCCGTGAAGCGCGCCCCGTCCTCGATGTCGAGGGCGGCGGCGCGCACGTCGCCCACCAGCTCGCCGCCCTTCCAGATCTCCACCT
This window of the Trueperaceae bacterium genome carries:
- the folK gene encoding 2-amino-4-hydroxy-6-hydroxymethyldihydropteridine diphosphokinase, encoding MSLPSEPTAYVALGANLGDRAAQLRAAAEELERLAPVAARSRIYACPAVGGPPGQPDYLNAVVALRAGAWLGREEALLAELLGIEARLGRLRRERWGPRLIDLDLLDVAGAVRLGGPLRLPHPRLEERAFVLAPLLDVAPAWRHPLTGRRAVDALRRLDDAPERSAESW
- the folB gene encoding dihydroneopterin aldolase, which gives rise to MEFFGVHGVYDEEERLGARFVVDVECELTLTGDDSIRRTVDYGRVYRLVERAVTGPRFKLIEALAHAIALEVLGTEPLVDVVRVTVHKPHAPLPGVFRDVYVQVVRGRAATSTPRPGGER
- the folP gene encoding dihydropteroate synthase, with the protein product MGLRGRHVTAAHHTLPLPRGALSWRGAGLVGVLNVTPDSFSESGRQPTTAEAVAAGLRLRDEGALIVDVGGESTRPGAASVPLGEELARVVDVIEGLTAAGVVVSVDTRKPEVAAAALEAGAQLVNDVGGLRDAAMLEACAAAGAPAVAMHMQGEPATMQRAPRYADVVSEVEAFLLERAAAALAAGVPAVVIDPGLGFGKELGHNLALVRATGRLAAHGHPVMVGASRKSFIGRVTGVAEPAARLPGTLAVHLWAAAAGAALLRVHDVAAHAQALAAWAAVLGEGEAA
- the wecB gene encoding UDP-N-acetylglucosamine 2-epimerase (non-hydrolyzing), which codes for MVAAFGTRPEANKMAPVVAALRDLPELTPLTLVTGQHREQLADSLRTFGLAPDADLGVMADRQTPADLVGRIVPAAAAALRALAADYVLVHGDTTTTFAVALAAFLEGIPVAHVEAGLRSFDLTQPFPEEANRRLTDVVTDLDLPPTALAKSHLLAEGKGEGAMVVTGNTAVDAVRFMRPLATLPPHLGPGPFVAVTMHRRENLPVMAGLAAALADVARAHPQLTFVYPVHLNPAVREAVTPALARVPNVRLDDPYDYLSMLALLAASELVITDSGGLQEEGAALGVPVAVLRNVTERPEGVDAGVLRLLGNDPAEVRAGLDALLADPGALAAMRARPNPYGDGRAAQRVAQAVAWRFGLAPRPADWVYGGDT
- a CDS encoding undecaprenyl/decaprenyl-phosphate alpha-N-acetylglucosaminyl 1-phosphate transferase; this translates as MRPTLLVFLPLAAASFTVALASVLWLVPRVRDFAARIGAVQAGGGAHGSGVRQHAGALPNIGGIAILGGFLLAVLAGSLVAPQLIDEYRVELLAIALGGALMTLVGFIDDMWEVPPALRLATQVVAAGILVANGVRIGFVTDYFGSASFLFIPETLAVAVTVLWVVGFTNAFNFIDGLDGLSSGIAAISSMSLLAVALQFDDRGAAVLILAALAGSALGFLRYNFGPATIIMGDSGAYLLGYVLAAVSVLGALKVTAAISVVAPILVLALPVVNITQVTLRRLRRGSSPALASNDHIHDLIRVRSGSKRLTVVLLWGATLVLGVLGMLLSSTPPVLTLLTLVVTVVAIAVVSLVRLAEVRHAGNPV
- the upp gene encoding uracil phosphoribosyltransferase, with product MAVTIVDHPLVQHKLSILRDKETSVREFRALCQELTMLMAFDAMRDLELEDATVETPVALAKVKRLAGKKLALIGILRAGLVMVDGILSLVPTARVGHIGLYRDPETLKPVQYYSKLPSDVGERDVFVLDPMLATGGSAAAAIQLLKDKGATRVRLLCIIAAPEGVKTVEDAHPDVDIIVAALDERLNEHGYIVPGLGDAGDRLYGTR
- a CDS encoding 3-hydroxyacyl-CoA dehydrogenase family protein, which encodes MPTTRPDAPGDQQAARTVAVAGAGTMGSGIATMLLVAGHAVRLFDTSDAALAAARERAHKRAAEAVAAGRLTTTTDLATAVTGADFVIEAVPELLDLKRRLFGELDDLAPPHAVLASNTSELSITAIAGATKRPDRVIGMHWFNPPERMTLVEVVRAVQTSDETVATTLALAAGCGKETVTVKDGPGFVTTRALAALLLEAMRMLEEGVATAEDIDRAVKLGLNHPMGPLELADYVGLDTMLLIAESLQGALGERFLATPRLRKLVEAGRLGRKTGRGFYDYPGRG
- a CDS encoding class I SAM-dependent methyltransferase codes for the protein MTDQPPRRRGPLVVRAVTSADAAAAERWAARLDARLVSAAPGAAPGTAPGAAGPPPGANVLEVGAAGLTLVTAAGRRVSAAAGRLAGGALPGRDLLARAALTNRQGGPPTVVDATAGLGADGFHLAALGHAVTMLEREPLFAALLEDALDRARGGALGAAARAAAERVSLVLVDARAHLSAARGAEVVYLDPMFPATGGTALPPKEMAALRAVLVAPAAVAAGEGAELLRAARAAATRRVVVKRALRAPPLGEVAPSGSLTGRTVRYDLYAPAPA